Proteins co-encoded in one Listeria ivanovii subsp. ivanovii genomic window:
- a CDS encoding DUF5067 domain-containing protein, with protein sequence MKKWKHAILLMGVLTFALALSACGGTEDTSSKSETAKAETKEKKKADPNKLGDYKVEILSSEVVKDYEGKDAIAVKTKFTNNSEENISFMVAIDQQAFQNGTQLETTVSSGSDMGGIDKDVQPGASLEVTDIYSLQDTQNKVDVEAKELISLSDNTVKKSFELK encoded by the coding sequence ATGAAAAAATGGAAACACGCTATACTACTAATGGGGGTTCTTACTTTCGCTCTTGCACTATCAGCTTGCGGAGGAACAGAAGATACATCAAGTAAATCAGAAACAGCTAAAGCAGAAACAAAAGAGAAAAAGAAGGCAGATCCTAATAAACTTGGAGATTATAAAGTAGAAATTCTCAGTTCAGAAGTTGTGAAAGATTACGAAGGCAAAGATGCGATTGCAGTTAAAACAAAATTCACAAATAATAGTGAAGAAAATATTTCATTTATGGTAGCTATCGATCAGCAAGCTTTCCAAAACGGAACACAACTGGAAACAACTGTATCATCAGGCAGTGATATGGGTGGTATCGATAAAGATGTTCAACCAGGCGCAAGCTTAGAAGTAACAGACATCTACAGCTTACAAGATACTCAAAACAAGGTGGATGTTGAAGCAAAAGAACTTATTAGCCTTAGCGACAATACAGTGAAAAAATCATTTGAATTAAAATAA
- a CDS encoding serine/threonine-protein kinase: protein MGEMTLAFIEEQYKELDKLNDKENPAILTRNISSGELFVRKVLPIGYAPVIEQLKKLSSNYLPKIDVMIPNGKYLIVYEEYINGRNLADLMKIHSTFAPDEVTRLMLMLANALAELHANAIIHRDIKPSNIMISSDGILKLIDFDASRVYEVGKNQDTINLGTIGYASPEQYGYSQTDMRSDIYSIGVLMLELLLGKNTLPKQETITSLEKIAVRAASFDPDKRYQTIEAFRTAIKNDSLGPTFVSELSDFASFESTAKTPDNAYLFWYRNIPGFRTWRPWKMIIAVFGYICILIGLFGGPPEGSKISHSLNFFSNFILIVPTFILLTNLCDIWAKLPLLKSPSLIKKIIGFVVYLFICIMISGTFNTLFL, encoded by the coding sequence ATGGGAGAAATGACGCTTGCTTTTATAGAAGAACAATACAAAGAATTAGATAAATTAAACGATAAAGAAAATCCTGCTATACTCACTCGGAATATTTCGTCAGGAGAATTATTTGTTCGTAAGGTGCTTCCGATTGGCTATGCTCCTGTTATTGAGCAACTTAAAAAATTATCCAGTAATTATCTACCTAAAATCGATGTGATGATACCGAACGGCAAATATTTAATTGTCTACGAAGAATATATTAATGGCAGAAATTTAGCAGACTTAATGAAAATACATTCGACATTTGCGCCTGATGAAGTAACCAGACTTATGCTAATGCTGGCTAACGCGCTTGCTGAACTTCACGCTAATGCTATTATCCACCGTGATATTAAACCATCCAATATTATGATTTCTAGCGATGGGATTTTAAAATTAATTGATTTTGATGCTTCTCGAGTTTATGAGGTGGGGAAAAATCAAGATACCATTAATCTAGGAACGATTGGTTATGCATCTCCTGAACAATATGGTTATTCGCAAACCGATATGCGCTCAGATATATACAGCATCGGCGTTCTCATGCTCGAACTATTGCTTGGAAAAAACACGCTCCCCAAACAAGAAACGATTACTTCTCTAGAAAAAATTGCTGTTCGTGCTGCATCCTTTGATCCAGACAAACGCTACCAAACTATCGAAGCATTTCGAACAGCGATTAAAAATGACTCTCTTGGTCCAACTTTTGTCTCTGAATTATCTGATTTTGCAAGTTTTGAAAGTACAGCTAAAACACCAGATAACGCTTATCTTTTTTGGTATAGAAACATCCCTGGCTTTAGAACATGGCGTCCTTGGAAAATGATAATTGCGGTGTTTGGCTATATCTGTATATTAATTGGTTTGTTCGGCGGACCACCAGAAGGTTCCAAGATAAGTCATTCATTAAACTTTTTTAGTAATTTTATTTTGATTGTTCCAACCTTTATACTTTTAACTAATTTATGCGATATTTGGGCAAAATTACCTTTACTTAAATCCCCGTCGCTAATAAAAAAAATAATTGGCTTCGTTGTTTACCTTTTTATTTGTATTATGATATCAGGAACATTTAATACGCTTTTCCTTTAG
- a CDS encoding DUF1398 family protein, whose protein sequence is MLNKQTILEVATSEKNAGDFPKVIAGFKQIGVVKYQFLVQKGMYVFWDASEKKIEAQLNGVPKPVSTEVSIDKIKKAVQQAQAGSIHFEAFIELAGLAGIALWEADLGKMTVTYMNETLREALIELIPE, encoded by the coding sequence ATGCTAAATAAACAAACAATTTTAGAAGTGGCAACAAGTGAAAAAAATGCAGGAGATTTTCCTAAAGTTATCGCAGGTTTCAAACAAATTGGTGTAGTCAAATATCAATTCCTTGTACAAAAAGGTATGTATGTATTTTGGGATGCGAGCGAAAAGAAGATAGAAGCGCAACTAAATGGTGTTCCTAAACCAGTTTCTACAGAAGTTTCAATAGATAAAATTAAAAAAGCTGTTCAACAAGCTCAAGCAGGTTCCATCCATTTTGAAGCATTTATAGAATTAGCTGGTTTAGCAGGAATCGCTCTTTGGGAAGCGGATTTAGGTAAAATGACAGTTACTTATATGAACGAGACTTTAAGGGAGGCACTTATCGAGCTAATTCCAGAATAA
- a CDS encoding sulfite exporter TauE/SafE family protein, with the protein MDIITYFLIALSTSVIGSFLGIGGGVILLPILLLMGVSQGTAAFSSALTVFTMAIFTCSIYFKRKQGNVGLALKIAITSIPTTFLGAMVNQMLPETVYRFLYGALIVVLLLLMVWKKKRHGEQPHFLSKYRIMPFVFGVIIGFLAGLFGIGGGPIVIPILLLIFMLNQKTASATSSYVTLLTSFASIGSYAIIGGSDFSIGIYMIPGAILGAIIGTHLNKLLDEKWIAILFNILLVALFALNLIKI; encoded by the coding sequence ATGGACATAATAACATATTTTCTAATAGCGCTTAGTACAAGTGTTATCGGGAGCTTTTTAGGAATAGGCGGCGGTGTTATCCTTTTGCCAATCCTATTACTGATGGGTGTTTCTCAGGGAACAGCTGCTTTTAGTTCTGCATTAACGGTATTTACAATGGCGATTTTTACTTGTAGCATCTACTTTAAACGCAAACAAGGGAATGTTGGATTAGCATTAAAAATAGCGATTACAAGTATCCCAACCACTTTTTTAGGAGCCATGGTTAATCAAATGCTACCTGAAACAGTTTATCGTTTTTTATATGGAGCTTTAATCGTCGTACTGCTGCTACTAATGGTGTGGAAAAAGAAACGCCATGGTGAACAACCACATTTTCTAAGTAAATACCGGATTATGCCATTTGTATTTGGCGTTATAATTGGATTTTTAGCAGGTTTGTTCGGTATTGGCGGAGGACCAATTGTCATACCAATACTACTGTTAATATTTATGCTAAATCAAAAAACGGCATCCGCCACATCTAGCTATGTAACGCTACTAACTTCATTTGCGAGCATTGGTTCTTATGCGATTATCGGTGGGAGTGATTTTTCAATTGGAATTTATATGATACCTGGAGCAATTCTTGGAGCGATAATTGGTACTCATTTAAACAAATTACTTGATGAAAAATGGATTGCGATTCTATTTAATATACTTTTAGTCGCTTTATTTGCATTAAACTTAATTAAGATTTAA
- a CDS encoding DUF3116 family protein, which translates to MERPTEAVIYQILSRTEDANATMDHLMYERMSFPGAKSFTKNQLLFAVYWLEENEFVFRSTDGRTTRYFRTTKGNAKLAETERIHLNMTK; encoded by the coding sequence ATGGAACGACCAACGGAAGCGGTGATTTATCAGATTTTATCTAGAACCGAGGATGCAAATGCCACGATGGATCACTTGATGTATGAACGGATGTCGTTTCCAGGGGCTAAATCATTTACTAAAAATCAATTACTTTTTGCAGTCTATTGGTTGGAAGAGAATGAATTTGTTTTTCGGAGCACGGATGGTCGGACAACTAGATATTTCAGAACAACGAAGGGGAATGCAAAATTGGCTGAAACAGAACGAATACATTTAAATATGACAAAATAA
- a CDS encoding GNAT family N-acetyltransferase translates to MTSVDLEDFLSSAITDYAKDKVEAGTWSEQEALAKSKASFDKLLFDGVTTPNEHLYSIFTSQKIGYLWFHTDETTSQKAAFIYDFVIFEEFRGQGFGTKSLEALDILAKEMQINKMELHVFAHNHTAICLYNKVGFKNTDITMAKYL, encoded by the coding sequence ATGACTTCCGTAGATTTGGAAGATTTCTTATCGTCCGCTATTACCGATTATGCAAAAGATAAAGTTGAAGCTGGCACTTGGTCTGAACAGGAAGCTTTAGCTAAATCAAAAGCGTCCTTTGACAAATTACTTTTTGACGGAGTCACAACACCAAACGAACATCTTTATAGCATTTTCACCTCTCAAAAAATTGGCTATCTTTGGTTTCATACCGACGAAACTACTTCCCAAAAAGCTGCTTTTATCTATGATTTCGTTATTTTTGAGGAATTCCGTGGCCAAGGTTTTGGTACTAAAAGTTTAGAGGCTTTAGATATTTTGGCTAAAGAAATGCAGATTAATAAAATGGAACTTCATGTTTTTGCTCATAATCATACTGCTATCTGTTTATATAACAAGGTTGGTTTTAAAAACACGGATATCACAATGGCTAAATATCTTTAA
- a CDS encoding flavodoxin family protein, translating into MNKSSLFINASQNREGNTAKLAKEYFGNQSYKQINLVDYNIKQLGQVEGLDDFEQVRSELEAAENIVIGTAIYWSDMTGLLKTFIDRHESVDARYSGKNVKIIVQGSGPTKEEIYAISHIFEHFSERFGMEYRGVIS; encoded by the coding sequence ATGAATAAATCAAGTTTATTTATTAATGCAAGTCAAAATCGAGAGGGAAATACTGCTAAATTAGCAAAAGAATATTTTGGAAATCAATCATATAAACAGATTAACTTGGTTGATTATAATATTAAGCAACTAGGTCAAGTAGAAGGTCTAGATGATTTTGAACAGGTTCGTTCAGAATTAGAAGCAGCTGAAAATATTGTCATCGGAACAGCTATATATTGGTCAGACATGACAGGGCTACTTAAAACTTTTATTGATCGACACGAATCAGTTGACGCACGCTATAGTGGCAAAAATGTAAAGATTATCGTACAAGGATCTGGGCCAACTAAAGAAGAAATATATGCTATTTCTCATATTTTTGAACATTTTTCGGAACGTTTTGGTATGGAGTATCGAGGCGTGATAAGCTGA
- a CDS encoding MerR family transcriptional regulator, with the protein MNIKEAAKITGLTNDTIRYYERIGIIMPIPRQDNGLRDFTERSINQLKFAKTMRSAGMGVESLREYVAMIYENDDSTIVARKALLTEQAELMQEKIDRMQEAHDYLLYKVENYEGHMREAEKNL; encoded by the coding sequence ATGAATATAAAAGAAGCGGCAAAGATAACGGGCTTAACAAATGATACGATTCGCTATTATGAACGTATCGGAATAATTATGCCAATACCTAGACAAGATAACGGGTTACGGGATTTTACTGAGCGAAGTATCAATCAATTAAAGTTTGCTAAAACAATGCGAAGTGCCGGTATGGGTGTCGAAAGTTTAAGAGAATATGTTGCAATGATTTATGAAAATGATGACTCAACCATCGTGGCACGAAAGGCATTACTCACTGAACAAGCAGAGCTAATGCAAGAAAAAATAGATAGAATGCAAGAAGCACATGATTATTTACTTTATAAAGTGGAAAATTATGAAGGACATATGCGGGAGGCAGAAAAAAATTTATAA
- a CDS encoding SGNH/GDSL hydrolase family protein — MKKNIQSVGIWGDSIMKGVLFNPEKNRYTLLKNNCIKRASEKLGITFQNHSTMGRTITKGHEILTKDLAKDASNDIAIIEFGGNDCDFNWTEVSENPEAQHIPSTPLDIFETQLHEMITRLKKVDIQPILMTLPPLHAKRYFDFITRNGLNKENILAFLGGDVEMIYRWQERYSNTIFRIAGETGSHIIDIRDSFLAEFHYEDLLCADGIHPNEAGHIKMSRKFIQYASLHKA, encoded by the coding sequence ATGAAAAAGAATATCCAATCAGTTGGTATTTGGGGTGATAGTATTATGAAAGGCGTACTTTTCAATCCTGAAAAAAATCGCTATACACTTCTTAAAAACAATTGTATTAAACGTGCATCTGAAAAATTAGGAATCACTTTCCAAAATCATTCTACAATGGGTCGTACAATTACAAAAGGACACGAAATTTTGACAAAAGATCTAGCCAAAGATGCTAGTAATGATATAGCTATAATTGAATTTGGTGGAAATGATTGTGATTTCAACTGGACAGAGGTTTCTGAAAATCCAGAGGCACAGCACATCCCAAGCACACCTCTAGATATATTTGAAACACAATTACATGAAATGATTACTAGACTAAAAAAAGTAGATATTCAACCAATTTTGATGACTTTGCCACCACTTCATGCAAAACGTTATTTTGATTTTATTACGCGAAATGGATTAAACAAAGAAAATATCCTTGCTTTTTTAGGCGGCGATGTAGAAATGATTTATCGCTGGCAGGAACGTTATAGTAATACTATTTTCCGAATTGCAGGTGAAACAGGTAGCCATATTATTGATATTCGCGATAGTTTTCTTGCGGAATTTCATTATGAGGATCTTTTATGTGCAGATGGAATTCACCCTAATGAAGCAGGGCATATCAAAATGTCTCGTAAATTTATCCAATATGCTAGTTTGCATAAAGCTTAG
- the ptsG gene encoding glucose-specific PTS transporter subunit IIBC: MFTKAFNLLQNIGRSLMIPIALLPAAGILLAFGTSFQDPAFINKVPFFGSPFMTSLLNLMLEAGNVIFANLPLIFAVGVAIGLSDGDGVAGLSAIVGFLIMNVVIGQFLGINAETLSTSRDFTMVVGIPSLQTGVFGGIIVGILASVLYKRFYKINLPAALQFFSGKRFVPIITSFAALFLGLLMAIIWPPIQDALNGASTFVMEQSLGLAAFMFGFVERLLIPFGLNHVWWPTFWLQFGEYVDKAGNIVNGDQLIFFAQLRDNVKLTAGTFMTGMYPLKMFCMPAAALAIYHCARPEKKKMVAGIMLSGAITALVCGITEPLEFSFLFVAPVLYFIHAIFAGLGFLIMYLLNVHIGLSFSGGFIDFIFFGIMPNRTSWWLVILVGLIMGLVYYVTFRFAITKWNLMTPGREKDGSGKSMIPELNETNSLSENVLAAFGGPGNISELNACMSRLRITVKDKSAVNKDTLKALGAAGISEVGNHIQAVFGMKSDTIKEDIKILMAGGHVEATETTSETRTEPKLDIASFQSFASPATGQIMAIESIPDEVFSNKMMGDGFAIELTDGDIFAPFDGEVMSIFPTKHAIALKSSANQEVLIHIGLDTVELGGNGFTVFAEAGSSFKKGDKLLSVNLDVIQKKGLSLISPIIFTNLEKEKYQIRINKTAKISATEANIIYLEEL, from the coding sequence ATGTTTACGAAAGCATTTAATTTGCTGCAAAATATCGGTCGCTCACTCATGATTCCAATTGCACTTTTACCAGCGGCTGGAATTCTACTTGCCTTTGGAACTTCTTTTCAGGACCCAGCTTTTATAAATAAAGTCCCATTCTTCGGATCACCGTTTATGACAAGTTTGTTAAATTTAATGCTTGAAGCAGGAAATGTCATTTTTGCTAATTTACCACTTATTTTTGCTGTCGGTGTGGCTATTGGACTTTCAGATGGAGACGGGGTCGCTGGACTTTCTGCAATTGTTGGCTTCCTAATTATGAATGTCGTAATCGGTCAGTTTTTAGGAATTAATGCCGAAACATTATCTACTAGCAGAGATTTCACGATGGTTGTTGGTATTCCTTCTCTTCAAACCGGTGTCTTTGGAGGTATTATTGTAGGAATACTTGCCTCTGTATTATATAAGCGATTTTATAAAATTAATTTACCTGCCGCACTACAATTTTTCTCAGGTAAGCGTTTTGTTCCGATTATTACCTCTTTTGCTGCACTCTTCCTAGGATTACTAATGGCAATCATTTGGCCACCTATTCAAGATGCTTTAAATGGCGCTTCTACTTTCGTTATGGAACAAAGTCTTGGGTTAGCAGCATTTATGTTTGGCTTTGTCGAACGATTGTTGATTCCATTTGGCTTAAATCATGTTTGGTGGCCGACTTTTTGGTTACAGTTTGGCGAATATGTAGATAAAGCTGGCAATATCGTTAATGGTGATCAGCTCATTTTCTTCGCACAATTACGTGATAATGTAAAACTTACTGCCGGTACATTCATGACGGGTATGTACCCACTTAAAATGTTCTGTATGCCAGCCGCAGCACTTGCAATTTATCATTGTGCAAGACCAGAAAAGAAAAAAATGGTAGCCGGAATTATGCTCTCTGGTGCTATCACTGCCCTTGTTTGCGGAATTACTGAACCACTCGAATTTAGCTTTCTATTTGTAGCTCCTGTACTTTACTTTATTCACGCTATTTTTGCGGGCCTTGGATTCCTCATCATGTACCTTTTAAATGTACATATTGGATTATCCTTCTCAGGTGGATTTATTGATTTCATCTTCTTCGGTATTATGCCAAACCGAACTAGTTGGTGGCTTGTTATTCTAGTTGGTTTAATTATGGGACTAGTGTATTATGTAACTTTCCGTTTTGCAATAACCAAGTGGAATCTAATGACACCCGGTCGCGAAAAGGATGGATCTGGTAAATCAATGATTCCTGAATTAAACGAAACAAACTCTCTTTCTGAAAACGTCTTAGCTGCTTTTGGTGGACCAGGAAACATCTCTGAACTAAATGCTTGTATGTCAAGACTTCGGATTACTGTAAAAGATAAATCAGCCGTGAATAAAGACACACTTAAAGCGCTTGGTGCAGCAGGAATTTCAGAGGTTGGCAATCATATTCAAGCAGTATTTGGAATGAAGTCTGATACAATAAAAGAAGACATCAAAATATTAATGGCTGGTGGTCATGTAGAAGCAACAGAAACTACTAGCGAAACACGAACCGAGCCAAAATTAGATATTGCTTCATTCCAATCATTCGCTTCTCCCGCAACCGGGCAAATAATGGCCATTGAATCTATACCAGATGAAGTATTTAGTAACAAAATGATGGGTGATGGTTTTGCAATTGAGTTGACTGATGGTGATATTTTTGCCCCATTTGATGGTGAAGTTATGAGTATTTTCCCAACTAAGCATGCCATTGCTTTAAAGTCTTCCGCAAACCAAGAAGTACTCATTCACATCGGACTTGATACAGTTGAACTCGGCGGAAATGGATTTACTGTCTTTGCAGAAGCAGGATCTTCCTTTAAGAAAGGTGATAAATTATTAAGCGTAAACCTAGATGTCATTCAAAAAAAAGGATTATCACTTATTTCACCAATTATCTTCACTAATTTAGAAAAAGAAAAATATCAAATCCGTATAAATAAAACAGCCAAAATAAGTGCTACTGAAGCAAATATCATTTATTTAGAAGAATTATAG
- a CDS encoding alpha/beta fold hydrolase → MAEFIHDSITFHYEERGSGMPIIYLHGLGGDLQQPFTHFPEIKNYRFISLDFRGHGKTRYFVKESDFSFETFAGDVIALMNHLKIDSAIIGGISTGAGVALHIALHFPSRVCGLILSRVAWKDEPQPSQIQTIFKEVANHIQNFGVTEGKKRFLTSSEFLQLDELSPAAADSLVKQFDYPYINETHAKLVQIPQDTPNTNRENWRNIAVPTLILANKIDPVHPFHYGKLLSYYIPQSTFKEITPKAVSNDAHVTESKQYIYDFINSTF, encoded by the coding sequence ATGGCAGAATTCATTCATGACTCGATTACTTTTCATTATGAAGAACGAGGTAGCGGTATGCCAATTATTTATCTGCATGGGTTAGGAGGTGACTTACAGCAGCCTTTCACCCATTTTCCAGAAATTAAAAATTATCGTTTTATCTCGCTAGACTTCAGAGGCCACGGGAAAACTAGATATTTTGTTAAAGAAAGTGATTTTAGTTTTGAAACATTTGCAGGTGATGTGATCGCTTTAATGAATCACTTAAAAATTGACAGCGCTATCATCGGTGGTATTTCAACAGGTGCCGGCGTAGCATTACATATAGCGCTTCATTTCCCAAGCCGAGTTTGCGGATTGATACTATCACGAGTAGCTTGGAAAGACGAGCCACAACCATCACAAATTCAAACCATTTTCAAAGAAGTAGCAAATCATATCCAAAATTTCGGTGTAACAGAAGGAAAAAAACGCTTTTTAACTAGTTCCGAGTTTTTACAACTAGATGAGCTTTCACCAGCAGCAGCGGATTCATTAGTAAAACAATTCGATTATCCTTATATTAATGAAACTCATGCTAAATTAGTACAAATTCCGCAAGATACACCCAATACAAATCGAGAAAATTGGCGAAATATTGCCGTTCCAACTTTAATTCTCGCTAATAAAATTGATCCGGTTCACCCTTTCCACTACGGAAAATTACTAAGCTATTATATTCCGCAAAGTACCTTTAAAGAAATTACACCAAAAGCTGTATCCAATGATGCTCATGTCACTGAATCCAAACAATATATTTACGACTTTATTAATTCTACTTTTTAG
- a CDS encoding Gfo/Idh/MocA family protein yields MTKRITYNIIQLQSIKFDYKGGLIMLKENKQINIGILGCGQISQAAHLESCRRAKNAHLYAICDVDPFLLERMNQIHQPDKTYSDYDEMLQDSNIDAVIIGIADQFHVPMAKKAIMQGKHVLVEKPLGVTIEECIDLQKHVAGTDLKVQIGSMKRYDPGIRAAKEFIDDEMGEMIGLKAWYCDSTYRYAVTDNVQPIIISGKNVKRPSGDPKADKLRYYMLGHGSHLVDTARFLGGDIIAVKAWNTQKFGAFCWFITVEYASGFVGQLDLTIAVRMDWHEGFQIYGENGSIVAKTYNPWLFKASDVDIFKTADNSTHRPISEDAHFYKLQVEGFADSILTGEKGIGADLNDGIIAMKTMMAIAKSVQTGETVRISDITSGEL; encoded by the coding sequence TTGACAAAAAGAATCACATACAATATAATTCAATTACAATCAATTAAATTCGATTATAAAGGCGGGTTGATTATGCTTAAAGAAAACAAACAAATCAATATTGGCATTTTAGGGTGTGGGCAAATTTCTCAAGCAGCACACTTAGAATCTTGTCGTCGTGCTAAAAATGCACATTTATACGCTATCTGTGATGTGGATCCATTTTTACTAGAGCGTATGAACCAAATACACCAACCAGATAAAACCTATTCCGATTATGATGAAATGCTTCAAGATTCTAATATTGATGCGGTTATTATTGGGATTGCCGATCAATTCCATGTCCCAATGGCGAAAAAAGCTATTATGCAAGGAAAGCATGTGCTCGTTGAAAAACCTCTTGGTGTAACCATTGAAGAATGTATCGATTTACAAAAGCATGTTGCTGGAACTGATTTAAAAGTACAAATCGGTAGTATGAAACGCTATGATCCTGGTATTCGTGCAGCAAAAGAATTTATTGATGATGAAATGGGCGAAATGATTGGCTTAAAAGCATGGTATTGCGATTCTACTTATCGTTATGCTGTAACTGATAATGTTCAACCAATTATTATTTCTGGTAAAAATGTCAAACGACCATCTGGTGACCCTAAAGCGGATAAATTACGCTATTATATGCTTGGACATGGTTCACATCTTGTTGATACTGCACGTTTCTTAGGTGGCGATATTATTGCTGTAAAAGCTTGGAATACTCAAAAATTCGGGGCATTTTGTTGGTTTATTACGGTTGAATATGCGTCTGGATTTGTTGGTCAACTTGATTTAACCATTGCGGTTAGAATGGACTGGCATGAAGGCTTCCAAATCTATGGTGAAAATGGTAGCATTGTTGCTAAAACCTATAATCCTTGGCTATTTAAAGCTAGTGATGTAGATATTTTTAAAACAGCTGATAATAGCACACATCGCCCAATTAGTGAAGATGCTCATTTCTATAAATTACAAGTGGAAGGTTTTGCTGATTCTATTTTAACCGGAGAAAAAGGAATTGGAGCAGATTTAAATGATGGTATAATCGCAATGAAGACGATGATGGCTATCGCAAAATCAGTTCAAACTGGGGAAACCGTGCGCATCTCTGATATAACGAGTGGTGAATTATAA
- a CDS encoding sugar phosphate isomerase/epimerase family protein, which translates to MKLGIFSKIFADEDLEVAFQKIKAFGLTNVQFNFANLGLASLPDTISKEDLNKIQQATERQHVNICAISATFNTLELDKSKHQANLIGFETVVKAAKTLHVPVVTISTGSFNQADFWSPHPDNHTEKAWNYLISTLTPMISIAEKHGVIIAFEPEQANVISTVEDGIKLINHFESDNLRILFDAANIINTKNADNMLETIKKSIDISKKFIVLAHCKDILATTKQVSFAPVGQGNLPLNDYLDYLAKVYNGPVIMHGLEKNDIEIALNYLHK; encoded by the coding sequence ATGAAGTTAGGGATTTTTTCAAAGATATTTGCGGATGAAGATTTAGAGGTAGCCTTCCAGAAAATAAAAGCGTTTGGACTAACTAATGTTCAATTTAATTTTGCCAACCTTGGTCTAGCAAGCTTACCAGATACAATCTCTAAAGAGGACTTAAATAAAATTCAACAAGCAACTGAAAGACAACATGTGAACATTTGCGCAATATCAGCTACATTTAATACATTAGAACTTGATAAAAGTAAGCACCAAGCTAATTTGATTGGATTTGAAACAGTCGTTAAAGCAGCTAAAACACTTCACGTTCCTGTGGTCACTATTTCTACTGGTAGCTTTAACCAAGCAGATTTTTGGAGCCCACATCCAGATAATCATACAGAAAAAGCTTGGAATTATTTAATTTCGACACTTACTCCCATGATTAGTATTGCGGAAAAACATGGCGTTATTATTGCGTTTGAGCCAGAACAAGCAAATGTCATTAGCACAGTTGAAGATGGTATAAAATTGATTAACCATTTTGAATCTGACAATTTACGAATCTTATTTGATGCAGCTAACATAATAAATACTAAAAATGCTGATAATATGTTAGAAACAATTAAAAAATCGATCGATATATCAAAAAAGTTTATTGTCTTGGCTCATTGCAAAGATATTTTAGCAACGACCAAACAAGTCTCATTCGCTCCTGTTGGACAAGGTAACCTTCCTTTAAATGATTATTTAGATTATCTTGCAAAAGTATACAATGGTCCCGTTATCATGCATGGCCTTGAAAAAAATGATATTGAAATCGCTTTAAATTATTTACACAAATAG